A single window of Pseudomonas lutea DNA harbors:
- a CDS encoding S24 family peptidase, producing MDIYAIRKQQLINLIGNQKKGACAERWGMAPAHLSQILSDKTAKNLGDDVARRIEAVEGLPRGWFDALGDAGAGALAPQTQAPSQAGDEIQNSTAADLVKKMLAKVKGLSLEARDRIVAAAEEPDERSSSILPGNFSSLRPTNEEIVIRQYDIRAAMGHGQVPPDYTEVVRNLVVREEILREKGVSYTSKTALAMISGWGQSMEGTINDKDLVIVDKGVQDFIGDGIYVLTWHQELYIKRVMRLDEENYRLISDNQHYENQTARIDDVTIHAKVLLIWNARKA from the coding sequence ATGGACATCTATGCAATCCGCAAGCAGCAGCTGATCAACCTAATTGGCAACCAGAAGAAAGGCGCCTGCGCTGAACGCTGGGGGATGGCACCTGCGCATTTGAGCCAGATCCTGTCTGACAAGACTGCGAAGAACCTAGGCGATGACGTGGCCCGCCGTATCGAAGCGGTTGAAGGGCTACCGAGAGGATGGTTCGACGCACTTGGAGATGCTGGCGCGGGGGCACTTGCTCCTCAAACTCAAGCACCCAGCCAAGCCGGCGACGAGATTCAAAATTCGACGGCAGCGGACCTGGTCAAGAAAATGCTGGCAAAGGTGAAGGGGCTGTCGTTGGAGGCTCGAGATCGGATCGTAGCAGCGGCTGAAGAGCCGGACGAGAGGTCGTCGAGCATCCTGCCTGGCAACTTTTCCAGCTTGCGACCTACCAACGAAGAGATCGTCATCCGCCAGTACGATATCCGGGCAGCAATGGGCCATGGACAGGTGCCGCCGGATTACACCGAGGTAGTGCGTAACCTGGTGGTGAGAGAAGAAATCCTCCGCGAGAAGGGTGTCAGCTACACCTCAAAAACTGCGCTGGCCATGATCAGTGGCTGGGGCCAGAGCATGGAAGGAACCATCAACGATAAAGACCTCGTGATCGTCGACAAAGGCGTGCAAGACTTCATCGGTGACGGGATCTACGTGCTGACCTGGCACCAAGAACTGTACATCAAGCGCGTGATGCGGCTGGACGAAGAGAATTACCGGCTGATCTCAGACAACCAGCATTACGAGAACCAGACAGCAAGGATCGACGACGTCACGATTCATGCCAAGGTCCTGCTGATCTGGAACGCTAGAAAGGCCTGA
- a CDS encoding DUF2786 domain-containing protein — MNTEPIDDKKLERAIRKIKHCLALAQSANENEAATALRQAQALMREYRLTEMDVKLSDVGEVESQFSRIERRLQWDQQLGAAVAEVFGCSSLRSKQWCRIKDRLVERAVFVGVTPAQHIALYAYEALLTKLTQARKDYASGVRAGVFRSAYSAETAADHFALAWVGQVYGKLKALVPRGEDDNAARASESRDLVAVQVHDKGLIDQYLADKKVGKSRKPRETELDMNAQIAGMLAGQRVELHAGLSRGGDEQLVLTGAA, encoded by the coding sequence ATGAACACCGAACCGATTGACGATAAAAAGCTTGAGCGGGCGATCCGCAAGATCAAGCATTGCCTGGCTCTGGCTCAAAGCGCCAACGAGAACGAAGCAGCAACAGCGCTTCGCCAGGCCCAGGCGTTGATGCGCGAGTACCGCCTCACCGAAATGGATGTGAAGCTAAGTGATGTCGGAGAGGTGGAGTCGCAGTTTTCCCGCATTGAGCGGCGGCTGCAGTGGGATCAGCAGTTAGGCGCCGCTGTTGCCGAGGTATTCGGATGCTCCTCTTTGCGGAGCAAGCAATGGTGCAGGATCAAAGACAGACTCGTTGAGCGTGCCGTTTTCGTCGGCGTAACTCCCGCCCAGCACATCGCTCTTTACGCTTATGAAGCGCTTCTTACCAAGCTAACCCAGGCCCGCAAAGATTATGCGTCAGGAGTGCGAGCGGGAGTCTTTCGAAGCGCCTACAGCGCTGAGACGGCGGCTGATCATTTCGCCCTGGCTTGGGTTGGACAGGTATACGGGAAGCTGAAGGCGTTGGTCCCACGCGGCGAAGACGACAACGCTGCTCGGGCGAGTGAAAGCCGCGACCTAGTGGCTGTGCAAGTACACGACAAGGGCCTCATCGATCAATACCTGGCTGACAAGAAGGTTGGAAAGTCGCGAAAACCGCGAGAAACCGAGCTCGACATGAACGCCCAGATCGCGGGGATGCTTGCGGGCCAGCGGGTAGAACTGCATGCGGGCCTGTCGCGCGGCGGTGATGAGCAGCTGGTGCTCACAGGCGCGGCCTGA
- a CDS encoding DUF4406 domain-containing protein codes for MQRIYLSGPMTGLPDYNYPAFNAKAPRIGRGSITEMAEKVMCLAR; via the coding sequence ATGCAACGCATCTACCTAAGCGGGCCCATGACGGGCCTGCCCGATTACAACTACCCGGCATTCAACGCAAAAGCCCCGCGCATTGGACGCGGCTCCATCACGGAGATGGCAGAAAAGGTGATGTGTCTAGCGCGCTAA
- a CDS encoding phage antirepressor KilAC domain-containing protein, which translates to MSSREIAELTGKQHKNVKRDIASMLADLKKDALSFERTYLDGQNRNQTEYLLDREHTDCLLTGYSAPLRMAVVRRWRELEEQAVPRIPANYAEALQLAADQAKETQRLLGVLELQAPKLAAIRRLAAAEGAICITDAAKQLGIAPSKLFDWLQANRWIYRRGGSTRWIAMQPRIRDGFMKHKVTALKPDTETGVERAAYQPLVTPKGLARLAEKNIGAAL; encoded by the coding sequence ATGTCGTCTCGCGAGATCGCCGAGCTGACCGGTAAGCAGCACAAGAACGTCAAGCGTGACATAGCGTCGATGCTGGCGGACCTGAAAAAAGATGCGCTCAGTTTTGAGCGCACCTATCTGGACGGTCAGAACCGCAACCAGACCGAGTACCTGCTCGACCGCGAGCATACCGACTGCCTGCTGACCGGCTACAGCGCACCACTTCGAATGGCTGTTGTTCGTCGCTGGCGGGAACTGGAAGAGCAGGCCGTCCCGCGCATCCCGGCCAATTACGCCGAGGCTCTCCAGCTCGCCGCAGACCAGGCCAAGGAAACGCAGCGCCTGCTTGGCGTGCTTGAGCTTCAAGCACCCAAGCTCGCAGCCATCCGCCGGCTTGCCGCAGCTGAGGGCGCGATCTGCATTACTGACGCTGCAAAACAACTCGGCATCGCCCCGTCGAAACTATTTGACTGGCTCCAGGCGAACCGTTGGATTTACCGCCGCGGTGGGTCAACTCGCTGGATCGCAATGCAGCCTCGCATTCGTGACGGCTTCATGAAACACAAGGTGACCGCTCTTAAGCCCGATACCGAAACCGGCGTCGAGCGCGCGGCATATCAACCCCTCGTTACCCCGAAAGGCCTTGCACGCTTGGCCGAAAAGAACATTGGAGCCGCGCTGTGA
- a CDS encoding tyrosine-type recombinase/integrase, with amino-acid sequence MVPRPRNKSNKGLPQNLYLDDRRGTYRYRRPTDGKWFQFGTDRVKAVDAAKQLNLAFMQGADLVGVVLGESAEMFTAFLDDYEKNLLPPRELSKGTLGLYAVHFRRFRREFEGKAVDQISIRMIAQMLDLLTPRTANQCRALLIDIFNHAAAKGLCPDNPAASTINRIEKKTRKRHTVDGLKAIREKAPAWLQNAIDLALITAQRRTDILAMKFEDVKDGYLYVVQQKTSKASDAAWIRFRVTPELQRVISHCRDNVVSPFLVHRRPDRKRQKQAETKEHWTKVEERYLTRAFKEAREAADCYKGWKEEEMPGFHEVRALSLHLYKKAGKDGQKIAGHASEGMTKNYQKEHAEVIWSEAVPDLDISEIAG; translated from the coding sequence ATGGTCCCACGGCCGCGTAACAAGTCGAACAAAGGCTTGCCGCAGAACCTTTACCTGGATGACCGGCGCGGGACATACCGGTACCGGCGCCCGACTGATGGGAAGTGGTTTCAGTTCGGCACCGACCGGGTCAAGGCTGTTGATGCGGCCAAGCAACTGAACTTAGCATTCATGCAGGGCGCTGATCTGGTCGGCGTGGTACTGGGCGAATCAGCCGAGATGTTCACCGCCTTCCTGGATGATTACGAGAAGAATTTGCTACCGCCGCGCGAGCTGTCGAAGGGCACACTCGGTCTTTATGCCGTGCATTTCCGAAGGTTCAGGCGTGAGTTCGAAGGAAAGGCTGTCGACCAGATCTCCATCCGCATGATCGCCCAAATGCTCGACCTGTTGACGCCGCGCACGGCCAACCAGTGCCGGGCGTTGCTCATCGACATCTTCAATCACGCGGCGGCGAAAGGGCTGTGCCCAGACAACCCAGCGGCGAGCACAATCAACCGCATCGAGAAGAAAACCCGCAAACGGCATACGGTCGACGGCCTCAAGGCTATTCGGGAGAAGGCACCCGCCTGGCTGCAAAACGCGATCGACCTGGCGCTGATTACTGCGCAGCGGCGCACCGATATCCTCGCGATGAAGTTCGAAGACGTGAAGGACGGCTATCTCTACGTGGTGCAGCAAAAGACTTCAAAAGCCAGTGACGCGGCGTGGATCAGGTTCAGGGTGACGCCGGAGCTGCAGCGGGTGATCAGCCATTGCCGTGACAACGTGGTTTCCCCATTCCTGGTGCACCGCAGACCTGATCGGAAGAGGCAAAAGCAGGCTGAGACCAAAGAGCACTGGACCAAGGTTGAGGAACGCTATCTGACGCGCGCATTCAAGGAAGCCAGGGAGGCAGCGGATTGCTACAAGGGATGGAAGGAAGAAGAGATGCCAGGCTTCCATGAAGTCAGGGCGCTGTCGCTGCACCTGTACAAGAAAGCCGGGAAAGATGGGCAGAAGATCGCCGGGCACGCCAGCGAGGGGATGACCAAAAACTACCAGAAGGAGCACGCCGAGGTGATCTGGTCCGAGGCCGTTCCGGACCTCGATATCAGCGAAATCGCCGGATAG
- a CDS encoding phage regulatory CII family protein: MEDFLRACHTTVKESGAEELAGKMCLAHVSLLQRSNPDNAAHHLTIEHLFGILLHTQDMRPLLALAAGFNFDLVAKEQPVAIDVHQALGHVALEISEVTVETHRAIADGRVDQMERARILREIAEAEKALDVLKASVKAA; the protein is encoded by the coding sequence ATGGAAGATTTCTTGCGGGCCTGCCACACGACCGTGAAGGAAAGTGGCGCCGAGGAGCTGGCCGGGAAAATGTGCCTAGCTCACGTGAGCCTGCTGCAGCGCTCTAACCCCGACAACGCGGCTCATCACCTGACCATCGAGCACTTGTTCGGGATTCTGCTGCACACCCAGGACATGCGTCCTCTGCTGGCGCTGGCTGCCGGGTTCAACTTCGACCTGGTGGCGAAAGAGCAGCCTGTGGCGATCGACGTTCACCAAGCGCTGGGGCACGTCGCGCTCGAAATTTCCGAAGTGACCGTGGAAACGCACCGGGCAATAGCTGACGGCCGCGTCGACCAGATGGAGCGTGCGCGAATCCTGCGAGAGATCGCAGAGGCTGAAAAAGCTCTGGACGTACTGAAGGCGTCGGTCAAGGCAGCCTAA
- a CDS encoding DUF1654 domain-containing protein translates to MAKTQKTEPQERVTMSSLERLNLRVASMINHPIAQDQMWVTIHKLETDGEREWGEVMGAIAEVDGIEMIFNDEDCSVTLKWEAPSEEDPRVQLRDEFEAVEEAAPF, encoded by the coding sequence ATGGCGAAGACGCAAAAAACCGAGCCCCAAGAGCGCGTGACAATGTCTAGCTTGGAGCGCCTCAACCTAAGGGTGGCGAGCATGATCAATCACCCAATCGCCCAAGATCAGATGTGGGTAACGATCCATAAGCTGGAGACTGACGGGGAGAGGGAGTGGGGCGAGGTGATGGGTGCGATCGCGGAGGTGGACGGGATCGAGATGATCTTCAACGATGAGGACTGTTCCGTCACGCTGAAGTGGGAGGCGCCATCAGAGGAGGATCCCCGCGTTCAGCTGCGGGACGAATTCGAAGCGGTGGAGGAGGCTGCGCCTTTCTGA